In Sphingobacteriales bacterium, a single genomic region encodes these proteins:
- a CDS encoding glycosyltransferase, which produces MADHYPTISLIIPSFNQGKYLEATLQSVWQQQYPNLECIVVDGGSTDETISILQRYARYFKHLIIEKDGGQSEAINKGLRLASGDLVNWLNSDDLLYEGALMRVAQWYNTSQRHEILCYGGTVEFGDHIRNRLRFGHTQGLPHRYFAGSCFPQPTAFFKREALATLGGLDEDLHFTMDFDWYVRLFLQYDFAPLKHLLSWTRFHPEAKTVGRFNEYASRPQPHFSQLLHSLPHTKLYTTTAAFSVVSVARKYLHRLQNIQP; this is translated from the coding sequence CTACTTTGCAATCGGTATGGCAGCAGCAATACCCGAATTTGGAGTGTATTGTGGTGGACGGCGGCAGCACAGACGAAACCATCAGTATTTTGCAGCGATATGCCCGATATTTTAAACATTTGATTATCGAAAAAGACGGCGGACAGTCGGAGGCTATCAACAAGGGTTTGCGGCTGGCAAGCGGCGACCTCGTGAATTGGCTCAACAGCGATGATTTATTGTACGAAGGAGCTTTGATGCGAGTAGCGCAATGGTACAATACCTCACAACGCCACGAAATATTATGTTACGGTGGAACGGTGGAGTTCGGCGACCACATCAGAAATCGCCTGCGTTTTGGACACACACAAGGGCTGCCGCACCGCTATTTTGCGGGGAGTTGTTTTCCTCAGCCGACGGCATTTTTCAAGCGCGAAGCTCTGGCAACACTCGGCGGTTTAGATGAGGATTTGCATTTTACAATGGATTTTGATTGGTATGTACGGCTTTTTTTGCAATACGACTTTGCTCCTTTGAAACATTTGCTTTCGTGGACTCGTTTTCACCCAGAAGCCAAAACAGTAGGCAGATTCAATGAGTATGCAAGCCGACCGCAACCGCATTTTTCGCAACTATTGCACAGCTTACCCCACACAAAATTATATACAACAACTGCAGCATTTTCAGTTGTATCAGTCGCCCGCAAGTACCTACATCGTCTGCAAAACATTCAGCCCTGA
- the mltG gene encoding endolytic transglycosylase MltG → MKTSFKKIIGFLILLLLLLAGVAFFMGYRLLYAPNTHTSDSKPQSLYVPRNSTFETLMDSLERKQLLKDEKSFRRLARLMKFDSNVKSGHYLIADAMSNRSLIQKLRSGSQDPVSLTLDHIRSLSDWSKAVAAQTDINAATLDSLLQDSLFLATTYQRTPDNVMTMLIPNTYEIYWNISPNKLLDKMQGVYEKFWTKERLQKAENQKMTQMEVLTLASIVEEEAYHNEEKEKIAGVYLNRLRKGWPLQADPTVRFAVGNFDLKRITSEHLSIDSPYNTYKYAGLPPTPIRFPSQRAIDAVLNAEEHDYYFFCAKEDFSMYHNFATTYDEHILNAQRYRRALDSKNIR, encoded by the coding sequence ATGAAAACTTCTTTTAAAAAAATAATTGGATTTTTGATATTACTGCTGCTGCTGTTGGCAGGTGTGGCTTTTTTTATGGGCTATCGCCTGTTGTACGCGCCCAATACACATACTTCGGATAGCAAGCCGCAGTCTTTGTATGTGCCGCGCAACAGCACTTTTGAAACTTTAATGGATAGCTTGGAGCGCAAGCAATTATTAAAAGATGAAAAGTCTTTTCGCCGCCTCGCCCGCCTGATGAAATTTGACAGCAACGTGAAGTCGGGGCATTATCTCATTGCCGATGCGATGAGCAATCGCTCCCTTATCCAAAAATTGCGCAGCGGCAGTCAGGATCCCGTGTCGCTCACCCTCGACCATATCCGCAGCCTAAGCGATTGGAGCAAAGCAGTAGCAGCACAAACAGACATCAATGCCGCCACACTCGACAGCCTTTTACAAGACAGCCTTTTTTTGGCAACTACTTATCAGCGCACCCCTGACAATGTTATGACGATGCTCATACCCAACACCTACGAAATATATTGGAATATATCGCCCAATAAATTGTTGGATAAAATGCAGGGTGTGTATGAGAAATTCTGGACAAAGGAGCGTCTGCAAAAAGCAGAAAATCAAAAAATGACCCAAATGGAAGTGCTTACGCTCGCATCTATTGTAGAAGAAGAAGCCTACCACAACGAAGAAAAAGAAAAAATAGCCGGTGTATATCTGAATCGCTTGCGCAAAGGCTGGCCCTTGCAAGCCGACCCCACCGTCCGCTTTGCCGTAGGCAATTTTGACCTCAAGCGCATCACTTCGGAGCACCTTTCCATTGATTCGCCCTACAATACTTATAAATACGCCGGATTGCCGCCCACGCCCATTCGTTTTCCTTCGCAGCGCGCCATTGATGCCGTACTCAACGCCGAAGAACACGACTATTATTTTTTCTGTGCCAAAGAAGATTTTTCAATGTATCACAACTTTGCCACCACTTATGATGAGCATATCCTCAATGCACAGCGTTATCGCCGTGCTTTGGACAGCAAAAATATACGTTAG
- a CDS encoding PepSY-like domain-containing protein has product MRKLLFVSLIASVAFMSSCQKEEFSGQSLAAAAVADYSTSEVGKKATPIDIATLPAAVTDYITANYAGTTIQHAAVTDDGSYIVAVSAGTGKPTILIFDANGVFVEEGKPHGNGQGNGGNHPPKPTPIDVATLPTAVTDYVAANYAGATVEHAAVTDNGNFIVAVSTGTGKPTILVFDANGVFLQEGKPHFGGGNGQGNGGNHPPKPTPIDVTTLPAAVTDYVAANYAGATVSNAAVADNGNFIVAVSTGTGKPTILIFDANGVFLQEGKPHFGGANHPKPTPIDIATLPATVTDYVAANYAGSTIDKAGVTEAGEYVVVVVDSEGKKNSIVVWC; this is encoded by the coding sequence ATGCGCAAATTATTGTTTGTAAGCTTAATTGCTTCTGTAGCATTTATGTCTTCTTGCCAAAAAGAGGAGTTTAGCGGTCAAAGTTTAGCAGCTGCCGCTGTTGCCGATTATTCAACTTCTGAAGTTGGTAAAAAAGCAACCCCGATTGATATAGCCACTTTGCCGGCTGCTGTTACGGATTATATTACTGCCAACTATGCCGGTACAACTATCCAGCATGCAGCAGTTACGGATGACGGCAGCTATATCGTAGCCGTATCTGCCGGAACAGGTAAACCGACTATTTTGATTTTTGATGCCAACGGTGTTTTTGTAGAAGAAGGCAAACCACACGGCAACGGACAAGGCAATGGCGGCAACCACCCTCCAAAACCTACTCCGATTGATGTAGCTACTTTGCCGACAGCTGTTACAGATTATGTAGCTGCCAATTATGCAGGTGCTACTGTTGAACACGCCGCAGTTACTGATAATGGAAACTTTATAGTAGCAGTATCTACCGGAACAGGTAAACCGACTATTTTGGTTTTTGATGCCAACGGCGTTTTCTTACAAGAGGGCAAACCACATTTCGGTGGTGGCAACGGACAAGGCAATGGCGGCAACCACCCTCCAAAACCTACTCCGATTGATGTAACTACCTTGCCGGCAGCCGTTACAGACTATGTAGCTGCCAATTATGCAGGTGCTACGGTTTCAAATGCAGCAGTTGCCGATAACGGAAACTTTATCGTAGCCGTATCTACCGGAACAGGCAAACCGACTATTTTGATTTTTGATGCCAACGGCGTTTTCTTACAAGAAGGCAAACCACACTTTGGCGGTGCTAACCACCCAAAGCCTACTCCGATTGATATAGCTACTTTGCCCGCTACCGTTACAGATTATGTAGCTGCCAACTATGCAGGAAGCACTATTGACAAAGCCGGTGTTACAGAAGCAGGTGAATATGTAGTAGTAGTGGTAGATAGCGAAGGCAAAAAAAACAGTATTGTTGTTTGGTGCTGA
- a CDS encoding dynamin family protein, protein MSDNIIFHPQLQVCQTQVATIFRHLRRITQNIGNEAMSRTVEDIASKLGEPFLFVIVGEVKAGKSSFINALLGTGKDICKVAPDPCTDTVQQIVYGAQEETFSITPHLKKITLPVEILKHIAIVDTPGTNTISAQHQEITERFVPHSDLIVFVFEAKNPYRQSAWEFFDFIHQEWHKKVIFVLQQADLMNPDDLEINRQGVIKQAQSKGIADPKVFAVSAKMEQEGYALHSGFQALRAYIYDNITGGNSYKMKLESNIATGKRILNSVEDGIAVRRQQWQADQQFRNEIHSAMDEQEQKSYQRIDEMVKDLLQDYDRITTNTRHEFAEGLNFFSLAGRSFKSLFSSNEQSVKEWLGDLTRRMEKELQNNFQAKLESRMTDISESIKQMVKIVELKMQTTKTVLTPNHEIFGDIAEKRQDAIKAIQRNYTQFVSETENFVDKQLFPTASNYAPNIAAGGGLALVGAILTASSKAMVFDVTGGIITALGLSLAGATLLFQRRKVLHAFDAEITKGRNALKMVLDEQVKEYTRKIKMRLDHNFDPLDIHLKQESESLANLEQEVKTIEENMLQANDCLMQSLV, encoded by the coding sequence GTGAGCGACAATATTATTTTTCATCCGCAATTACAAGTATGCCAAACGCAAGTGGCAACTATTTTCCGCCATTTGCGCCGCATTACACAAAATATAGGCAATGAAGCGATGAGCCGCACCGTAGAAGATATTGCTTCCAAACTCGGCGAGCCTTTTTTGTTTGTGATTGTAGGCGAAGTGAAAGCGGGAAAAAGCAGTTTTATCAATGCGCTGTTGGGGACGGGCAAGGATATATGCAAAGTAGCTCCCGACCCCTGCACCGATACTGTGCAGCAAATTGTATATGGAGCGCAGGAAGAAACTTTTTCTATTACGCCGCACCTCAAAAAAATAACGCTGCCCGTAGAAATCCTCAAACACATCGCTATTGTGGATACGCCGGGTACGAACACCATTTCGGCACAACATCAGGAAATTACGGAGCGTTTTGTGCCGCACAGCGACCTCATCGTTTTTGTATTTGAAGCCAAAAATCCTTATCGCCAGTCGGCGTGGGAGTTTTTTGATTTTATTCATCAGGAGTGGCACAAAAAAGTGATTTTTGTATTGCAGCAAGCCGATTTGATGAACCCCGACGACTTGGAAATCAACCGGCAGGGCGTTATCAAACAGGCACAAAGCAAGGGCATCGCCGACCCGAAAGTATTTGCGGTATCGGCAAAAATGGAACAGGAGGGCTACGCACTCCATAGCGGTTTTCAGGCTTTGCGTGCTTATATTTACGACAATATCACGGGCGGCAACAGCTACAAAATGAAGTTGGAGAGCAATATTGCCACGGGCAAGCGCATTCTAAACTCGGTGGAAGACGGCATTGCTGTGCGCCGCCAACAATGGCAAGCCGACCAACAATTTCGCAACGAAATCCACAGTGCTATGGACGAGCAGGAGCAAAAATCGTATCAGCGCATTGATGAAATGGTGAAAGATTTATTGCAGGATTACGACCGCATCACCACCAACACGCGCCACGAATTTGCCGAAGGTCTAAATTTTTTCAGTTTGGCAGGTCGTTCTTTTAAATCTTTGTTTTCGTCGAATGAGCAGAGCGTGAAAGAGTGGCTCGGTGACCTGACGCGCCGTATGGAAAAAGAATTGCAAAATAATTTTCAGGCGAAATTAGAAAGCCGTATGACGGATATTTCGGAGAGCATCAAGCAGATGGTGAAAATAGTGGAATTGAAGATGCAAACCACAAAAACGGTACTTACGCCCAACCACGAAATTTTTGGCGATATTGCCGAAAAACGCCAAGATGCCATCAAAGCCATTCAGCGCAATTACACGCAATTTGTGAGCGAAACGGAAAATTTTGTGGACAAACAATTGTTTCCGACCGCATCCAATTACGCGCCCAACATTGCGGCGGGCGGCGGCTTGGCATTGGTGGGTGCTATCCTCACCGCCTCATCAAAAGCGATGGTATTTGATGTAACCGGTGGTATTATTACGGCGTTGGGTTTGTCGCTGGCAGGAGCTACTTTGTTGTTTCAACGCCGCAAAGTACTCCATGCTTTTGATGCCGAAATTACAAAAGGGCGCAACGCTTTAAAAATGGTGCTCGACGAACAGGTAAAAGAATATACCCGCAAAATAAAAATGCGTTTAGACCATAATTTTGACCCTTTGGATATTCATTTAAAACAAGAAAGCGAAAGTTTGGCTAATTTGGAACAGGAAGTAAAAACGATAGAAGAAAACATGCTGCAAGCCAACGATTGTTTGATGCAATCTTTGGTATAA
- a CDS encoding ATP-binding cassette domain-containing protein produces MIEIKNIRKSFDDKEVLKGISTIFEAGKTSLIIGASGSGKTVFMKCMIGLLSPDSGDILYSGRSLAKINKNEKKQLRQEIGMLFQGSALFDSLTVEQNVMFPLEMFTEMTYSEKLERVNHVLQRVNLVNANHKFPSEISGGMMKRVGIARAIVMQPKYLFCDEPNSGLDPQTAITIDELISEITHEFGITTIVNTHDMNSVMSMGEKILFLWKGEKHWEGSNKEVLHSDDEELENFIFASDFLKQLKKGVVL; encoded by the coding sequence ATGATAGAAATAAAAAACATAAGAAAATCATTTGACGATAAAGAAGTGCTGAAAGGCATCAGCACTATTTTTGAAGCCGGAAAAACCAGCCTGATTATTGGGGCGAGCGGTTCAGGAAAAACCGTATTTATGAAATGTATGATAGGCTTGTTGTCGCCGGATTCGGGCGATATACTGTATAGCGGCAGGTCGTTGGCAAAAATCAACAAAAATGAAAAAAAACAACTTCGCCAAGAAATCGGCATGTTGTTTCAAGGCTCTGCCTTATTTGATTCGCTCACGGTGGAGCAAAATGTGATGTTTCCTTTGGAAATGTTTACCGAAATGACGTACAGCGAAAAATTGGAGCGCGTAAACCATGTGCTGCAACGGGTAAATTTGGTCAATGCGAACCACAAGTTTCCCTCAGAAATCAGTGGCGGTATGATGAAGCGGGTGGGTATCGCCCGCGCCATCGTGATGCAGCCCAAATACCTGTTTTGTGACGAGCCCAACTCCGGTCTTGACCCGCAAACCGCCATCACCATAGACGAACTCATCAGCGAAATAACCCACGAATTTGGTATCACCACCATCGTCAATACCCACGATATGAACTCGGTAATGAGCATGGGCGAAAAAATCCTGTTTTTGTGGAAAGGCGAAAAACACTGGGAAGGCAGCAACAAAGAAGTATTGCACAGCGATGATGAAGAGTTGGAAAACTTTATTTTTGCCAGTGATTTTCTCAAACAACTCAAAAAAGGGGTGGTGTTATAA
- a CDS encoding alkylphosphonate utilization protein — MKPCPICKSQYGYSIGNELYNCPDCGNEWNPDEVIEQPEREKIFDSNGNELQNGDSVVVIKNLPVKGSSKPIKAGTKVKNIRLNFNSDHNIDCKIDEFGSMALKSEFVRKA, encoded by the coding sequence ATGAAACCTTGTCCAATTTGTAAATCACAATATGGTTACTCAATAGGAAACGAGTTATATAATTGTCCTGATTGTGGAAATGAGTGGAATCCCGATGAAGTCATTGAACAACCAGAACGCGAAAAAATTTTTGATTCCAATGGCAATGAACTCCAAAACGGAGATAGTGTAGTTGTGATAAAAAATCTACCTGTAAAAGGTTCTTCTAAACCTATTAAAGCAGGAACAAAAGTTAAAAATATCCGATTAAACTTTAATAGTGACCATAACATTGATTGTAAGATTGATGAGTTTGGCTCAATGGCGTTAAAATCCGAATTTGTTCGAAAGGCATAG
- a CDS encoding DEAD/DEAH box helicase, translated as MAFNKLEIVAPILRALHQEGYIAPTPIQAQAIPLILEGKDLLGCAQTGTGKTAAFAIPILQLIYTKKTTSKHIHTLILTPTRELAVQIGKSFEAYGKHTKITQAVIFGGVSQAPQTNLIKRGVDVLIATPGRLLDLMKQGFIDLAQIEMFVLDEADRMLDMGFVNDVKKIITKLPENRQTLFFSATMPPEIQSLANQLLKNPSKVEVTPVSSTVDTIAQSLYYVNKVDKSGLLLHLLEDIAIKTALVFTKTKHGADKIVKILRKANIESAAIHGNKSQNARQQALTNFKTGDIRVLVATDIAARGIDIDKLSHVINFELPNVPETYVHRIGRTGRAGNTGIAISFCDMEERGELKDIQKVIAKSIPVIAEHPFSKNVTTLPLVGNAAQPSAQRQASGQKSRNYHFSSKRRNRTSV; from the coding sequence ATGGCATTTAACAAATTAGAAATTGTTGCCCCTATTTTGAGGGCATTACATCAAGAAGGATATATCGCACCAACTCCCATTCAGGCACAAGCCATACCACTGATTTTGGAAGGAAAAGATTTATTGGGTTGCGCGCAAACAGGCACCGGAAAAACAGCCGCTTTTGCCATACCCATACTACAATTGATATACACAAAAAAAACGACCAGCAAACATATCCATACTTTGATACTGACCCCTACCCGAGAATTGGCAGTACAAATAGGAAAAAGTTTTGAAGCTTACGGAAAACATACCAAAATTACACAGGCTGTGATTTTTGGTGGAGTGTCGCAAGCACCTCAAACCAATTTGATAAAACGCGGTGTTGATGTTCTCATCGCAACCCCCGGTCGTTTATTAGATTTAATGAAACAGGGTTTTATTGATTTGGCACAGATTGAAATGTTTGTTTTAGATGAGGCAGACAGAATGTTGGATATGGGATTTGTGAATGATGTAAAAAAAATAATTACAAAATTACCCGAAAACCGCCAAACGCTCTTTTTTAGTGCCACCATGCCCCCCGAAATACAAAGCCTGGCGAATCAATTATTAAAAAACCCTTCAAAAGTTGAAGTAACACCCGTTTCAAGTACCGTTGATACCATTGCACAGAGCTTGTATTATGTAAATAAAGTGGATAAATCTGGTTTATTATTGCATCTGTTGGAGGATATTGCTATAAAAACAGCCTTGGTGTTTACAAAAACAAAACATGGAGCAGACAAAATAGTAAAAATATTGCGAAAAGCAAATATTGAATCCGCAGCAATACATGGCAATAAATCTCAAAATGCCCGACAACAGGCTCTGACCAATTTTAAAACAGGGGATATAAGGGTATTGGTAGCTACGGATATTGCGGCTCGTGGTATTGATATAGATAAATTATCGCATGTTATCAATTTTGAACTACCCAATGTGCCCGAAACTTATGTGCATAGAATTGGCAGAACCGGACGTGCAGGTAATACAGGAATTGCTATTTCTTTTTGTGATATGGAAGAGAGGGGCGAATTGAAGGATATTCAAAAAGTAATTGCTAAAAGCATACCCGTAATCGCAGAACATCCATTTAGTAAAAATGTAACAACGCTTCCGCTTGTCGGCAATGCCGCACAGCCGTCTGCTCAAAGGCAGGCAAGTGGACAAAAAAGTCGTAATTATCATTTTTCCTCAAAAAGAAGAAATAGAACGAGTGTGTAA
- a CDS encoding acyl-CoA thioesterase encodes MSQIDFSLFRYQQPLAMRWSDLDELGHANNAVYLTYFEEARVGYFAAACQWDWKKDGLILAKATVNYRRPLFFVQTAQIALRCSHIGNKSFELQYAITAPDAQQQLQLIADGSTIMVCFDYEQQISVTVPQHIRKRISDFENGIK; translated from the coding sequence ATGAGCCAGATTGATTTTTCTTTGTTTCGCTATCAGCAGCCTTTGGCAATGCGTTGGAGCGATTTAGATGAGTTGGGACACGCCAACAATGCCGTTTATCTCACTTATTTTGAAGAAGCACGGGTGGGTTATTTTGCCGCCGCCTGCCAATGGGACTGGAAAAAAGACGGTTTGATTTTGGCGAAAGCAACCGTGAATTACCGCCGCCCTTTGTTTTTTGTGCAAACGGCACAAATCGCGCTGCGTTGTTCGCATATAGGTAATAAAAGTTTTGAGTTGCAGTATGCCATTACTGCCCCCGATGCACAGCAGCAGCTACAACTCATTGCCGATGGCAGCACGATTATGGTGTGCTTTGATTATGAGCAACAAATCTCTGTTACTGTGCCGCAGCATATACGGAAGCGTATTTCAGATTTTGAGAATGGCATAAAATAA
- the udk gene encoding uridine kinase — MLIIGIAGGSGSGKTTVVRRIVERLPADQVVVIPQDNYYRDNSHLPLEERRMLNYDHPSAIEFNLLIEHLKKIKKGESIEMPLYSYITHARLPETISISPKSVIIVEGIMLFVEEKLRKLLDIKVFVHADSDDRLMRRIRRDTAERGRDLSETLNQYAETVQPMHLQFIEPTKRYADIILPMGGQNDVAIDMLVARINMKLQQDH, encoded by the coding sequence ATGCTCATCATCGGAATAGCGGGCGGCTCAGGCTCCGGAAAAACAACAGTAGTACGCCGTATCGTGGAACGGCTGCCTGCCGACCAAGTAGTCGTGATACCGCAGGATAATTACTACCGCGACAATAGCCACCTGCCTTTGGAAGAGCGCAGAATGCTCAATTACGACCACCCTTCCGCCATCGAATTTAATTTGCTGATAGAGCACCTGAAAAAAATCAAAAAAGGCGAAAGCATAGAAATGCCACTGTATTCGTACATCACCCATGCACGCCTGCCCGAAACCATTTCTATATCGCCGAAATCAGTGATTATTGTGGAGGGGATTATGTTGTTTGTAGAAGAAAAATTGCGAAAATTATTGGATATTAAAGTATTCGTACACGCCGACTCCGACGACCGCCTTATGCGCCGTATTCGCCGTGATACTGCCGAGCGCGGGCGCGATTTGTCCGAAACCCTCAATCAATACGCCGAAACGGTGCAACCGATGCACCTCCAATTCATTGAACCCACTAAACGCTACGCCGACATTATTTTGCCCATGGGCGGACAAAATGATGTAGCGATTGATATGTTGGTGGCGCGTATCAATATGAAATTGCAGCAAGATCATTAA